In the genome of Cryptomeria japonica chromosome 8, Sugi_1.0, whole genome shotgun sequence, one region contains:
- the LOC131028858 gene encoding protein NUCLEAR FUSION DEFECTIVE 4 — protein sequence MAEVVPEVLARKWLGFGASIWVQAFAGNTYAFPNYSPTLKKIMQYNQLQLNNLGVAKDLGENVGLIAGLVCDKLPPWVLLSIGAFNGLVGYGVLWLAATARIPPLPYWQMCVALSIGANSSTWFNTAVLLTSMRNFPHSRGTVVGILKGFVGLSGAIFAQLSTAIFPDNPIMVLFLLAMAPTLVSLVAMHCIVPVKPTVGCRDDPKEHEHFVFIIYTCIGLAIYILGATIVDNFVSLRGHFTSKVIAGVILIFLAVPLLIPFRIYVDSLMKLNKRTISTNMGDPANEPLLKVERLRRDVESNSLEDVASPSGGRDAEESLFAVAYGAVRKLKRGPRRGQDFKLKQALVKADFWLLFFSFFCGVGSGVTAINNMGQLGEAQGYSDVSMFISLIGVWNFLGRLGGGALSEFFVRAKGIPRPIWMAIAQALMIIAHLLFASAVPGSLHVGSAILGICYGVQFTVMVPTASELFGLKHFGIIYNFITLGDPLGSCLFSGWLAGSLYDREAERQREWTTERSSSSITLPRRTIWDILISQGQGAQCRGAHCFRLTFFIMAGVCVVGVISSIILSYRIRPVYLTLYEAREASHSKSRDGQARDSQI from the exons ATGGCTGAGGTGGTGCCCGAGGTGCTGGCGAGGAAATGGCTGGGATTTGGTGCGAGCATCTGGGTTCAGGCATTTGCAGGGAACACATATGCCTTTCCAAACTATTCACCCACGTTGAAGAAGATTATGCAGTACAATCAATTGCAGTTGAATAATCTTGGGGTGGCCAAGGATCTGGGTGAAAATGTGGGGCTGATTGCAGGGCTTGTTTGTGATAAATTGCCACCTTGGGTTCTGCTTTCCATTGGAGCTTTCAATGGTTTGGTTGGTTATGGAGTGCTGTGGCTGGCTGCTACTGCAAGAATTCCTCCTCTGCCTTATTGGCAA ATGTGTGTGGCATTGAGCATAGGAGCAAACAGCTCAACATGGTTTAACACTGCAGTGCTGTTGACATCCATGAGAAATTTCCCCCACAGCAGGGGCACTGTTGTGGGCATCCTCAAGGGCTTTGTGGGTCTGAGCGGGGCTATTTTTGCTCAGCTGTCAACAGCGATATTTCCAGACAATCCAATCATGGTTCTTTTTCTGCTGGCAATGGCACCAACCCTTGTCTCTCTAGTTGCTATGCATTGTATTGTACCAGTTAAACCCACAGTTGGTTGCAGGGATGATCCAAAGGAGCATGAACATTTTGTATTCATTATATATACTTGCATTGGCCTCGCAATTTACATTCTCGGGGCCACAATTGTGGATAATTTTGTGTCCCTGAGGGGACATTTCACCTCCAAGGTCATTGCAGGggtaattttgattttcttggcaGTACCTCTTCTAATACCTTTCAGAATATATGTGGATAGTCTTATGAAATTAAACAAAAGGACAATTTCAACCAATATGGGAGATCCTGCAAATGAGCCACTTTTGAAGGTGGAAAGACTAAGACGAGATGTTGAAAGCAACAG CCTTGAAGATGTGGCCTCTCCATCTGGAGGCCGAGATGCCGAGGAAAGCTTGTTTGCAGTGGCCTATGGAGCTGTCAGGAAGCTGAAAAGGGGTCCAAGAAGAGGCCAAGACTTTAAGCTAAAGCAAGCTCTGGTGAAAGCTGATTTCTGGTTGTTGTTCTTCTCCTTTTTCTGTGGGGTTGGGTCTGGTGTGACGGCTATTAATAATATGGGCCAACTTGGCGAGGCCCAGGGCTACTCGGATGTTTCAATGTTCATTTCCCTTATTGGAGTCTGGAACTTCCTTGGGCGCCTAGGTGGTGGAGCTCTGTCTGAATTTTTCGTCAG GGCGAAGGGAATTCCAAGGCCCATATGGATGGCCATTGCCCAAGCACTAATGATAATAGCCCACCTACTCTTTGCATCTGCAGTTCCAGGATCACTGCATGTGGGTTCTGCAATCCTAGGCATTTGCTATGGAGTACAGTTCACGGTGATGGTACCCACAGCATCAGAACTATTTGGGCTGAAGCATTTTGGCATAATTTACAATTTCATAACATTGGGAGACCCTCTTGGTTCCTGCTTGTTTTCTGGGTGGCTAGCTGGATCTCTTTATGATAGGGAGGCAGAGAGACAACGGGAATGGACCACAGAGAGGTCTTCTAGTTCTATTACTTTGCCTCGTAGAACCATATGGGATATACTGATTTCACAAGGACAGGGTGCCCAGTGCAGAGGAGCACATTGCTTCAGGCTAACATTTTTCATAATGGCAGGTGTATGCGTTGTGGGTGTGATTAGCAGCATCATATTAAGCTACAGAATTAGGCCAGTTTATCTTACGTTGTATGAGGCTCGAGAGGCTTCCCATTCTAAATCCAGAGATGGTCAAGCCCGGGACAGTCAAATCTGA